Below is a window of Ananas comosus cultivar F153 linkage group 9, ASM154086v1, whole genome shotgun sequence DNA.
AGAGCTCACAACACGCCCTCGCGGCGACCGAGAGGTGCGAGGTGAGGCGGGGAAGGGTCACCGCGCTGTGGAGCGGTAGGAGCGACTGAGTACAACCCAATGCTCCCAAGGGCCTACGGAGAACTCCATTTCAGAGATCGAAAAGAGCATTttgaattagggttagggtttgggtttggcTCGAGGCTAGGGTTTTTACCTCGGAGAGGAGAAGCGGCGGTGGGGGAGGCGAGGGGCGGAGACGGGAGGAGAGCGGAGGCGAGAGGCGGTGGGAGGGGATCGGAGCGAGGACGCGGCGGATCGCGCGGTGGCGAGGAGGGATCGCGAGATCGGAGCACGAAACGCCATTTTtggagaggggagagggggaAGATAAAGGACAAGGAGAAGCGGGGGGTTTAGGGTTTGTCGACTGTCTGTACGGGCCCCTTAACGGGCTTGCATTTGGGCCCAATTTACGGGCCCTGCTTATGGCCCTCTTCGGCCTGTTTTTAGTGTTTTGAATTACTATACTGAACACTTTTGTAAGTGGTTTTTTAAGGCTTTTTCAAttagactttaaaatttgataaaactaaTATTATACCAAGTTTCATGGTAATTTGGATAATACAttacaattaataattaatcCCTTCAAAAAGTAGATGAGAGTAGAATCTGTATTCTTTATTACACTGCTTGGAAAGTTGAATACttcatgatttatttattttttttaataatataattttaaaaagtggACATGCTactactaaaattaaaattaacctCCACATATCAAAATGGAATTAGCTCACTTTGAGGGATTGAAGAATGTGGACCTCACTAGACCAATCAGCTGGGTTCAATTGGGAACCTCAAGTTCTCTTGGCCACACCATTAAAACTGACCATCAtgtcaataaaattaaaataaataaataaataaaataaaataaaaggataaaatcCTCAACCTCAACCAACCACACTCTCCCTCACCTTATCCAAATACCAACTCCTCCTCTCTCCTATACAAAACTCCCTCTTTCCCCCCTCTATACTCTCTCATCCTTACTCTTCAACAAGACAACACACAAAGCAGTAAACACCAGGTAATTGATCCAAACCATGTTCTACACTAGTGCAATTCACCCTCAGATTACTAGATTCTCCTTTGCATTGCAGGCTCCCGCGGAAAGCAGCAATGGCGGCGATCCCCGCGACGGTCATCTCCGCCTCCGTCGCGAGCCATGCGGCGGCTAAGAGGAAGTCCGGGGCCGCGTACGTCGAGGGCATGAATGCTTTCGGGGGGCTCAAGGCGCAGACCGGAGTTTCGTCCCTCGGCATGTCGAGGAGCACCGAGCAGTCGTTCGCGACGATCGTCAGCTCCCTCAGGCAGTCGgtgcagaagaagaagaagggcggCGGGGCGCTGTCGTCGACGTGCAACGCGGCGGGGGAGATATTCAGGATCGCCGCCATCATGAACGGGCTCGTGCTCATCGGCGTCGCCATCGGGTTCGTCCTCCTCCGAGTGGAGGCGGCGATCGAGGAGTCCGAGTAGAACTAGGATTAAACAAAAGTACTTGAGAATTGCATCATGTTTTGTACTTTTTGTTTATGTTATATGAACTATAAATTGTTTTGAATTTGTACTATGATTGGTTGCATACTCTGAAACAAGCCTTTTAAGTTGAGAAGTGTTTTGAGTTCCTGATTCATTTATAGACTTAATAGATTTGTATGAGTAACAAACATAGGGGGTGAAAAGAATGATCAGATAAAAGAGGCAAAATAAGAATGTTACAGAGATTGTACATAAAGAAATTCAGATTGTTGGTAACTGCAAAGCAAACTTACTGCTGAGAAGCAATTACAGATTGTAGGAAAACATGTCTACAAATCAGCAGAATATAATGAACTCAAAAGTGTTTCATGAGAAAACAAGCCTACAAATTGTTCCTGGACTACCGCATCTCAGTTCATTTAAATGCCCTAATTGTTCATCAAATTATATGAAAGCAAAAAATGTTGGCTAGAAGGGGCCAACATCATATCTTGCGGCGAAAGTTGGATTAGGTCGAGGCATAGTCGATGCCCTACATGCTACGTAGCAGGAGCCATATTATAAATTAAGATCCGTAGATATTGTATCTATACATTTTAAGTAAATAAGTTGtgtttttttcaataatttgagAGTTTTGAGTTAATGGTTCATGTCAACGCTCGACACAAACAGATCACACACAGAGTTTTTACAGCAGATTCACATCTTCAATACTTGCGGCAATGGGATAACACACACCCCCCAcaccaaaagagagagaaggggttgGAAGAACCCGAGCTTAATGGGCGGGGCTGTAAATTTGGGCCTCATTGaggttaattttaattttgtgaatAGGTGGACCAAGAGGCCCATTTAGATCCTACTctaaggtagcgtttggttgggAAACAAGGAGGGGAATAAGCCCGTTCCCAAACGCTGcgtttggtatccgagattGGCATCCGAAAACAGTAGTCCTCGGATTTCTGGAATAAGCCGatataaggataaaactgttgttccacctttttcctggaacaagcttgttcccaggTGATAATtaggttaattaaagtctaaaaataattttaattataatattaaataatatataatttaattaatatatttaaattattatttattactaaaataataaattaatttatttatttattatttaattaaattattattatttataaattattaataattcatttatttaatcaattaatttattattatatataattatattattaatttataatttaataacttaatttattattaatttattcctaattaaattaattgacttattgattaattaatttaatattcttaattaatttcgtatttagaattataaataatttattaatttagacattataataatttaattatttatattattaattaataatgtattatttatatctaatagtttttaatttatttatttattttattttaattattgataattattattttaaattattataatttattatttaattattgttatttaattaatttattattataatatattaatattaatttgttattttttaagtaatattttgatttttaatgattaaatcaaaataattttaatttaaaattataactcctatccttttgttctttttttttaatgctaatCAGACCAATACTATTTAATCTTATTTTCTAGAATaaccaatttttatctaaataaaaaattgatctaatttCCTGTTTATATCTGAACTTTGTATTATCTCTAAAATAATAGGTTCTTTTTATCATCAAAAATCAACGCCAGCCTTAAATGGCTGGAGTATGCAGTTGTGATGGACTTGGCGCCCTCCTCTTATCCTCTCGTTTGAGgatatttgagatattttgagatattttaagAGCTTATCATTAAAAGATGTCTAAaagaagtattttatttttttttttttttcttctgagatatttataatataataagtgCCTTATTAGTCAATAGTACACTTATGCATACACAAGAGGCATATTTGACCTTGATAAAATATTTcctaaaaataacttaattctcatgaaaacaaaaaaactcgTCTTGATTCTAACTTTTATTCTTAAAGAATTACAtctgtataaaaaataaatagaataatatattatttagtaaaatacatatttgcagtacaaaataattttctttattttgaataatataaatagaaattgaATATAATATAGCTAagactattatattttattcttaacaTT
It encodes the following:
- the LOC109714867 gene encoding uncharacterized protein LOC109714867 — protein: MAAIPATVISASVASHAAAKRKSGAAYVEGMNAFGGLKAQTGVSSLGMSRSTEQSFATIVSSLRQSVQKKKKGGGALSSTCNAAGEIFRIAAIMNGLVLIGVAIGFVLLRVEAAIEESE
- the LOC109715518 gene encoding uncharacterized protein LOC109715518 isoform X1, which gives rise to MAFRAPISRSLLATARSAASSLRSPPTASRLRSPPVSAPRLPHRRFSSPRPLGALGCTQSLLPLHSAVTLPRLTSHLSVAARACCELSQGKSCKDG
- the LOC109715518 gene encoding uncharacterized protein LOC109715518 isoform X2, which encodes MAFRAPISRSLLATARSAASSLRSPPTASRLRSPPVSAPRLPHRRFSSPRPLGALGCTQSLLPLHSAVTLPRLTSHLSVAARACCELSQGT